One segment of Curtobacterium sp. MR_MD2014 DNA contains the following:
- a CDS encoding peptide ABC transporter substrate-binding protein — protein sequence MIKKRAGLSALAVLGATAIALTGCSSNGSGNGGDSGSTNASGIVTTNGSEPQNPLIPSNSTETGGGKIITSIFEGLVSYDADGKPVNEVAKSIDTDDSKTYDITLNTGYTFTNGEKVTAESFTKAWNWAAQKSNAQGASYFFENIEGYDADKDSELTGLKVKSDDEFTVTLKSAQSDFPLSLGYSAFMPLPSAFYDDTKAFGENPIGNGPYKLDGKGAWTHNQSIKLVTNEDYAGKRKPKNGGLTITFYTSQDTAYADVQGGNLDVLDAIPDAAFATYKSDFPDSNANQAAAIFQGFYLPYYLDHWKGEEGKLRREALSMAVNRKQITDKIFDGTRTPAKDFTSPVIAGWNGDLKGSDVLDYNPSEAKKLWAQANEMSPYDETLTIAYNADGGHEAWVTAVTNSISNTLDIKAEGKAIPTFQEALDAQTQDKLTGGSRTGWQADYPSLYNFLGPTMGEGSSSNYARYDSAEYNELLAKGRSASTVEEGNKYFDQAQELLFQDLPEIPLWYSNVTGVWSADNVKNVKFGWDSVPLYYDIEVTK from the coding sequence TTGATCAAGAAGCGCGCTGGGCTCTCTGCCCTCGCCGTGCTCGGGGCCACAGCAATCGCCCTGACCGGCTGCTCCAGCAACGGAAGCGGCAACGGCGGTGACTCGGGCTCGACGAACGCGTCCGGGATCGTCACCACGAACGGCTCCGAGCCCCAGAACCCGCTCATCCCCTCGAACTCCACCGAGACCGGTGGCGGCAAGATCATCACGTCGATCTTCGAGGGCCTCGTCTCGTACGACGCCGACGGCAAGCCGGTGAACGAGGTCGCGAAGAGCATCGACACCGATGACTCCAAGACCTACGACATCACGCTGAACACGGGCTACACCTTCACCAACGGCGAGAAGGTCACGGCCGAGTCGTTCACGAAGGCGTGGAACTGGGCTGCCCAGAAGTCGAACGCGCAGGGCGCGAGCTACTTCTTCGAGAACATCGAGGGCTACGACGCCGACAAGGACTCGGAGCTCACCGGGCTCAAGGTCAAGAGCGACGACGAGTTCACCGTCACGCTGAAGTCGGCGCAGTCGGACTTCCCGCTGTCGCTCGGCTACTCGGCCTTCATGCCGCTCCCCTCGGCGTTCTACGACGACACCAAGGCGTTCGGTGAGAACCCGATCGGCAACGGCCCGTACAAGCTCGACGGCAAGGGTGCGTGGACGCACAACCAGTCGATCAAGCTCGTCACCAACGAGGACTACGCCGGCAAGCGCAAGCCGAAGAACGGTGGTCTGACGATCACGTTCTACACCTCGCAGGACACCGCCTACGCGGACGTGCAGGGTGGCAACCTCGACGTGCTCGACGCCATCCCGGACGCTGCCTTCGCGACGTACAAGTCGGACTTCCCCGACTCGAACGCGAACCAGGCCGCGGCGATCTTCCAGGGCTTCTACCTGCCCTACTACCTCGACCACTGGAAGGGCGAGGAGGGCAAGCTCCGTCGCGAGGCCCTGTCGATGGCGGTCAACCGCAAGCAGATCACCGACAAGATCTTCGACGGCACCCGCACCCCGGCCAAGGACTTCACCTCCCCGGTCATCGCCGGCTGGAACGGTGACCTCAAGGGCTCCGACGTCCTCGACTACAACCCGTCCGAGGCCAAGAAGCTCTGGGCGCAGGCCAACGAGATGTCGCCGTACGACGAGACGCTCACCATCGCCTACAACGCCGACGGCGGGCACGAGGCATGGGTGACCGCGGTCACCAACTCGATCTCGAACACGCTCGACATCAAGGCCGAGGGCAAGGCGATCCCGACGTTCCAGGAGGCGCTCGACGCCCAGACGCAGGACAAGCTCACGGGCGGTAGCCGCACCGGTTGGCAGGCCGACTACCCGTCGCTGTACAACTTCCTCGGCCCGACCATGGGTGAGGGCTCGTCCAGCAACTACGCGCGCTACGACTCGGCCGAGTACAACGAGCTGCTCGCCAAGGGCCGTTCCGCCTCGACCGTCGAAGAGGGCAACAAGTACTTCGACCAGGCCCAGGAGCTCCTGTTCCAGGACCTGCCGGAGATCCCGCTGTGGTACTCCAACGTGACCGGCGTCTGGTCGGCCGACAACGTGAAGAACGTCAAGTTCGGTTGGGACTCCGTGCCGCTGTACTACGACATCGAGGTCACCAAGTAA
- a CDS encoding ABC transporter permease codes for MLWYLGKRLLQLIPVFFGATFLIYFMVFSLPGDPIAALFGDRQPSPQVIEQLRQQYNLDKPFLVQYFLWIGGVFRGDLGLTYSGLPVSQQLASAFPITARLALLSLLFEAVAGIVVGVIAGLKKGKWFDTSALVVSLLLISVPTFVVGFLLQYVFGIQLGLFRVTVSGQAPWSELVLPAVVLATVSFAYIVRLTRASVAENMNADFVRTATAKGLPRRRVVGVHIFRNSLIPVVTYLGVDIGNLMVGAVVTEGIFNINGVGGTVFRAVKLGEGPTVVSFVAVMVIIFMLANLLVDLLYAVLDPRIRYAK; via the coding sequence ATGCTCTGGTACCTCGGCAAGCGCCTCCTGCAACTCATCCCCGTCTTCTTCGGGGCCACGTTCCTCATCTACTTCATGGTCTTCTCGCTGCCCGGCGACCCGATCGCCGCGCTGTTCGGCGACCGTCAGCCGTCGCCGCAGGTGATCGAGCAGCTCCGGCAGCAGTACAACCTGGACAAGCCGTTCCTCGTCCAGTACTTCCTGTGGATCGGTGGCGTCTTCCGCGGCGACCTCGGACTGACCTACTCGGGCCTGCCGGTGTCGCAGCAGCTCGCGTCGGCGTTCCCGATCACCGCGCGTCTGGCGCTCCTGTCCCTGCTCTTCGAGGCCGTCGCGGGCATCGTCGTCGGTGTCATCGCGGGTCTCAAGAAGGGCAAGTGGTTCGACACCTCCGCGCTCGTCGTCTCGCTGCTGCTCATCTCGGTGCCGACCTTCGTCGTCGGCTTCCTGCTGCAGTACGTCTTCGGCATCCAGCTCGGTCTGTTCCGCGTGACCGTGTCGGGTCAGGCACCGTGGTCGGAGCTCGTGCTCCCGGCCGTCGTGCTCGCGACCGTGTCGTTCGCGTACATCGTGCGGCTCACGCGCGCGAGCGTCGCCGAGAACATGAACGCCGACTTCGTCCGGACCGCCACCGCGAAGGGCCTGCCCCGTCGTCGCGTGGTCGGGGTGCACATCTTCCGCAACTCGCTCATCCCCGTGGTGACCTACCTCGGTGTCGACATCGGCAACCTGATGGTCGGCGCGGTCGTGACCGAGGGCATCTTCAACATCAACGGTGTCGGCGGCACGGTGTTCCGCGCCGTCAAGCTCGGCGAGGGCCCCACGGTCGTGTCGTTCGTCGCCGTGATGGTCATCATCTTCATGCTCGCCAACCTCCTGGTCGACCTGCTCTACGCCGTCCTGGACCCGAGGATCCGCTATGCCAAGTAA
- a CDS encoding ABC transporter permease codes for MPSNAEPRSATHYVAPIEETPLQAVDQVDETEKTRSTWTDAWDSMRVRPTFWISSVLILLVLVVAVFPGLFTHVDPRAANLDFSDEGARPGHPLGYNRQGYDVYARVIWGARSSVIVGLVATILVSLVGIIIGALAGFYGGWLDTIVSRIGDIFFSIPTILGAIVIMSVIPARNAITVALVLAAFAWPQIARIMRGAVLSAKQSDYVTASAALGVSRFTTLVRHVIPNAIAPVIVIATVSLGSFIVAEATLSFLGIGLPPSALSWGLDIGTAQTSIRTNPSTIFWPSAALSITVLAFLLLGDVVRDALDPKARARR; via the coding sequence ATGCCAAGTAACGCCGAACCCCGCTCCGCGACGCACTACGTGGCGCCGATCGAGGAGACGCCGCTCCAGGCCGTCGACCAGGTCGACGAGACGGAGAAGACGCGCTCGACCTGGACCGACGCGTGGGACTCCATGCGTGTCCGCCCGACCTTCTGGATCTCCTCGGTCCTGATCCTGCTCGTGCTGGTCGTCGCGGTCTTCCCCGGCCTGTTCACGCACGTGGACCCGCGCGCCGCGAACCTCGACTTCAGTGACGAGGGCGCCCGCCCGGGTCACCCGCTCGGGTACAACCGCCAGGGCTACGACGTGTACGCCCGTGTCATCTGGGGCGCACGCAGCTCGGTCATCGTCGGCCTGGTGGCCACGATCCTGGTGTCGCTCGTCGGCATCATCATCGGTGCCCTCGCCGGCTTCTACGGCGGCTGGCTCGACACGATCGTCTCCCGCATCGGCGACATCTTCTTCTCGATCCCGACCATCCTCGGTGCGATCGTGATCATGTCGGTCATCCCGGCCCGCAACGCGATCACGGTGGCCCTCGTGCTCGCCGCGTTCGCGTGGCCGCAGATCGCCCGCATCATGCGCGGTGCGGTGCTCAGTGCGAAGCAGTCCGACTACGTCACCGCCTCGGCGGCGCTCGGCGTCAGCCGCTTCACCACGCTCGTCCGCCACGTGATCCCGAACGCGATCGCCCCGGTCATCGTCATCGCCACGGTGTCGCTCGGGTCGTTCATCGTCGCCGAGGCCACCCTGTCGTTCCTCGGCATCGGGCTGCCCCCGTCGGCGCTCAGCTGGGGCCTCGACATCGGGACCGCGCAGACGTCGATCCGCACCAACCCGTCGACGATCTTCTGGCCGTCCGCCGCCCTGTCCATCACCGTGCTCGCGTTCCTGCTCCTCGGCGACGTGGTCCGCGACGCGCTCGACCCGAAGGCGAGGGCCCGTCGATGA
- a CDS encoding dipeptide ABC transporter ATP-binding protein: protein MTETLTDPTTRRPAGSGAPLLEVSGLQVGFRTQSGLVQAVRGVDFTLEQGERLAIVGESGSGKSTSAQAIIKLLAGTGEVTGGSIKFNGRELVGLSDKEMAGIRGKEIGYVPQDPMSNLNPLWSIGFQVEEAIKANGMATGKHAIRARAVEVLQEAGLGDAATRLKQFPHEFSGGMRQRVLIGIGLSSRPQLLIADEPTSALDVTVQRIILDHLETLTRDFGTSVLFITHDLGLAAERAEKLVVMYKGQVVESGPSKEILANPQHPYTQRLVAAAPSLASRRIQSKVQHARVDIADAGSEDDELIARAQEREHRPAQDLIVVKNLQKVYKLRGKNLQSRELKAVDDVSFAIPKGTTTALVGESGSGKSTVAKLVLQLESISGGSVTFDGIDIGALKGKDLFDFRRRVQPVFQDPYGSLDPMYNVGNTIAEPLATHKVGDKASRRARVLELLDQVALPKSMVNRYPNELSGGQRQRIAVARALALKPEVIVLDEAVSALDVLVQGQILDLLTELQTELDLTYLFITHDLAVVRLVADNVCVMRKGQIVEKATTDEVFANPKEQYTKDLLAAIPGAGFEFGR, encoded by the coding sequence ATGACCGAGACGCTCACCGATCCCACCACCCGTCGTCCGGCCGGTTCCGGCGCCCCGCTGCTCGAGGTCTCCGGCCTGCAGGTCGGGTTCCGTACCCAGAGCGGTCTCGTGCAGGCCGTACGCGGCGTCGACTTCACCCTCGAGCAGGGCGAGCGTCTGGCGATCGTCGGCGAGTCCGGTTCGGGCAAGTCGACCAGCGCCCAGGCGATCATCAAGCTGCTCGCCGGCACCGGCGAGGTCACCGGCGGGTCGATCAAGTTCAACGGGCGTGAGCTCGTCGGGCTGTCCGACAAGGAGATGGCCGGCATCCGCGGGAAGGAGATCGGCTACGTCCCGCAGGACCCGATGTCGAACCTCAACCCGCTGTGGTCGATCGGCTTCCAGGTGGAAGAGGCCATCAAGGCCAACGGCATGGCCACCGGCAAGCACGCGATCCGCGCCCGCGCGGTCGAGGTGCTGCAGGAGGCCGGCCTCGGCGACGCCGCCACCCGGCTCAAGCAGTTCCCGCACGAGTTTTCCGGCGGCATGCGCCAGCGGGTGCTCATCGGCATCGGTCTGTCCAGCCGCCCGCAGCTGCTCATCGCCGACGAGCCGACCTCGGCGCTCGACGTCACCGTCCAGCGGATCATCCTCGATCACCTCGAGACGCTGACCCGTGACTTCGGCACCTCGGTCCTGTTCATCACGCACGACCTCGGCCTCGCCGCCGAGCGTGCCGAGAAGCTCGTCGTGATGTACAAGGGCCAGGTCGTCGAGTCGGGTCCGTCCAAGGAGATCCTGGCGAACCCGCAGCACCCGTACACGCAGCGCCTCGTCGCCGCGGCGCCCTCGCTCGCGAGCCGTCGCATCCAGTCGAAGGTGCAGCACGCGCGGGTCGACATCGCCGACGCGGGCAGCGAGGACGACGAGCTGATCGCCCGCGCCCAGGAGCGCGAGCACCGTCCGGCGCAGGACCTCATCGTGGTGAAGAACCTGCAGAAGGTCTACAAGCTCCGCGGGAAGAACCTGCAGTCCCGCGAGCTCAAGGCCGTCGACGACGTCTCGTTCGCGATCCCGAAGGGCACCACCACGGCGCTCGTCGGCGAGTCGGGCTCGGGCAAGTCGACCGTCGCGAAGCTCGTGCTGCAGCTCGAGTCGATCAGCGGTGGTTCGGTCACGTTCGACGGCATCGACATCGGCGCCCTCAAGGGCAAGGACCTGTTCGACTTCCGTCGCCGGGTGCAGCCGGTCTTCCAGGACCCGTACGGCTCGCTGGACCCGATGTACAACGTCGGGAACACGATCGCCGAGCCCCTTGCCACGCACAAGGTGGGCGACAAGGCGAGCCGCCGGGCCCGCGTGCTCGAGCTGCTCGACCAGGTCGCGCTGCCGAAGTCGATGGTGAACCGCTACCCGAACGAGCTCTCCGGCGGGCAGCGGCAGCGCATCGCGGTCGCGCGTGCGCTGGCGCTCAAGCCCGAGGTCATCGTGCTCGACGAGGCGGTCTCGGCGCTCGACGTGCTCGTCCAGGGACAGATCCTCGACCTGCTCACCGAGCTGCAGACCGAGCTCGACCTGACGTACCTCTTCATCACGCACGACCTCGCCGTCGTCCGCCTCGTCGCGGACAACGTCTGCGTCATGCGGAAGGGGCAGATCGTCGAGAAGGCGACGACCGACGAGGTCTTCGCGAACCCGAAGGAGCAGTACACGAAGGACCTGCTCGCGGCGATCCCGGGTGCCGGGTTCGAGTTCGGGCGCTGA
- a CDS encoding PH domain-containing protein: MASGLVVVLGVFLLADAAVRGSWDVVWVAVGPVAAIVWALWLLTVRPSVRLDDDALTVVNPMRTTRVPWAAVTDVRLRWQIVVQTADGRSVTCRGGPSIRGSRPVRRGQLSVPQEPEELRTIRQRWRARRAAGAPDSDVRRGWDRPAVVTGAAVAVLLLVSAGALAV; encoded by the coding sequence GTGGCGTCCGGCCTCGTCGTCGTCCTGGGGGTGTTCCTGCTCGCCGACGCCGCGGTACGGGGGAGTTGGGACGTCGTCTGGGTCGCGGTCGGCCCGGTCGCCGCGATCGTGTGGGCGCTCTGGCTGCTCACCGTCCGGCCGTCGGTGCGGCTCGACGACGACGCGCTCACGGTCGTGAACCCGATGCGCACCACCCGCGTCCCGTGGGCTGCCGTCACCGACGTCCGGCTGCGCTGGCAGATCGTGGTGCAGACCGCCGACGGGCGCTCCGTCACCTGCCGCGGCGGGCCGTCGATCCGCGGGTCGCGTCCGGTCCGTCGTGGGCAGCTGTCCGTGCCGCAGGAGCCGGAGGAGCTGCGGACGATCCGCCAGCGCTGGCGCGCACGCCGCGCGGCCGGGGCACCCGACAGCGACGTCCGCCGCGGGTGGGACCGTCCCGCCGTCGTGACCGGGGCGGCGGTCGCGGTCCTGCTGCTGGTCTCCGCGGGCGCGCTGGCGGTCTGA
- a CDS encoding PH domain-containing protein, producing the protein MSTVVAPRMRLFAVVLWVVAVVLVPLALLTGGNPLLVPVPSIFTAFIAWAVLWRPRFELTEETLTIVDVRRTSTYPWRRVQEVRTKYGIEVVTTEGVRRTWLATRPTAALGIRRPGDGATTAADVREVADVLRAHVPAPVVQDGPPPATVEAATIVHRVHGWTVTAMIVLGVAASMAGAQL; encoded by the coding sequence ATGAGCACCGTCGTCGCGCCCCGGATGCGCCTGTTCGCCGTCGTCCTGTGGGTCGTCGCGGTCGTGCTGGTGCCGCTCGCGCTCCTGACCGGCGGCAACCCGTTGCTCGTCCCCGTCCCGAGCATCTTCACCGCGTTCATCGCGTGGGCCGTGCTCTGGCGCCCGCGGTTCGAGCTCACGGAGGAGACGCTGACGATCGTCGACGTCCGCCGCACGAGCACCTACCCCTGGCGCCGCGTGCAGGAGGTCCGCACGAAGTACGGCATCGAGGTGGTCACGACCGAGGGCGTCCGCCGCACCTGGCTCGCGACGCGGCCGACCGCCGCGCTCGGGATCCGTCGGCCGGGCGACGGCGCGACGACGGCCGCCGACGTCCGGGAGGTCGCGGACGTCCTCCGCGCGCACGTGCCGGCGCCGGTCGTGCAGGACGGACCGCCGCCGGCGACCGTCGAGGCCGCGACCATCGTCCACCGCGTGCACGGGTGGACGGTCACGGCGATGATCGTGCTCGGTGTCGCCGCGTCGATGGCAGGCGCACAGCTCTAG
- a CDS encoding peroxiredoxin, protein MSIPEPGETAPDFSLPGLVIRNGARTDDEYALSAVIGRPLVLAFYPGDATPVCTAQLCSYQEELDGFSDLGAVVWGVSPQALDSHEDFARGASLTFPLLSDTGGDVARAYGVRAPGIGLRRSVFVIDADGIVRWRHVGLVGLRFPKADTIREQVERLV, encoded by the coding sequence ATGAGCATCCCCGAGCCGGGCGAGACCGCGCCCGACTTCTCCCTGCCCGGCCTGGTCATCCGGAACGGCGCACGGACGGACGACGAGTACGCCCTGTCGGCGGTCATCGGACGCCCCCTCGTCCTCGCCTTCTACCCCGGCGACGCCACGCCCGTGTGCACGGCCCAGCTCTGCAGCTACCAGGAGGAGCTCGACGGGTTCTCCGACCTCGGGGCCGTCGTCTGGGGTGTCAGCCCGCAGGCACTGGACTCGCACGAGGACTTCGCCCGCGGTGCGTCCCTCACCTTCCCGCTGCTGAGCGACACCGGCGGCGACGTCGCGCGGGCCTACGGCGTCCGTGCGCCGGGCATCGGCCTCCGCCGCTCGGTCTTCGTCATCGATGCCGACGGCATCGTCCGCTGGCGCCACGTCGGGCTCGTCGGCCTGCGCTTCCCGAAGGCCGACACCATCCGCGAGCAGGTCGAACGACTCGTCTGA
- a CDS encoding ABC transporter family substrate-binding protein, whose translation MKHRKVLALTAALAGFALVATGCSSGSNGGSGGGSDDSGKKTLPTSAQINEQPVSDLQDGGTLRLPISQWITQWNYNQVDGALVDASTIEQATMPFIYVIDGKGAPQLDTDYVSKAEATSDDPLTIEYEINPKAKWNDGSPITWKDFENEWKALNGSNPDYLVGSTTGYEDIASVSKGASDQDVKVVFDKPFSDWKSLFSPLYPASQTGTPEQFNEAYKGKVPLSSGPYKVSKLDETAGTVTIVPDENWWGDKPKLDQVIFRSLDGNADVDAYLNKEIDSVLTTTSERFDRVKDAKDSKVYASTSAQYTHVDFSSKGILKDKQLRLAIQHAVNREALAQVIGGTLPYKLGTLDNHIFLSTDDGYEANTDPNGTFDVEKAKKILDDDGWKTDGQYRKKDGKTLSLSITIPSGATASQKLSEVMQQQLKDVGIELKLKSVAVDDFFEQYVTPGNYDMTIFVWGGTGFHSGGASIYTTGDTGQNYGRIGDDKIDELVAKAIAEPDTDKANEIWNQVDKQVWAIGHSMPITAKPALVAQNPKLANYGAFAGAQNIDWTKVGFTK comes from the coding sequence ATGAAGCACAGGAAAGTCCTGGCGTTGACGGCGGCACTCGCCGGCTTCGCTCTCGTCGCGACCGGCTGCTCGAGCGGATCCAACGGAGGATCCGGCGGCGGCTCGGACGACTCGGGCAAGAAGACCCTGCCCACCTCGGCCCAGATCAACGAGCAGCCGGTCTCGGACCTGCAGGACGGCGGCACGCTCCGTCTGCCGATCTCGCAGTGGATCACGCAGTGGAACTACAACCAGGTCGACGGCGCCCTGGTCGACGCCTCCACGATCGAACAGGCGACGATGCCGTTCATCTACGTGATCGACGGCAAGGGCGCACCGCAGCTCGACACTGACTACGTGTCGAAGGCCGAGGCGACGAGCGACGACCCGCTCACGATCGAGTACGAGATCAACCCGAAGGCGAAGTGGAACGACGGGTCCCCCATCACGTGGAAGGACTTCGAGAACGAGTGGAAGGCCCTGAACGGGTCGAACCCGGACTACCTGGTCGGGTCGACCACCGGGTACGAGGACATCGCGTCGGTGTCGAAGGGCGCGTCCGACCAGGACGTCAAGGTCGTCTTCGACAAGCCGTTCTCCGACTGGAAGTCGCTCTTCAGCCCGCTCTACCCGGCGAGCCAGACCGGCACCCCGGAGCAGTTCAACGAGGCGTACAAGGGCAAGGTGCCGCTGTCGTCCGGACCGTACAAGGTGTCGAAGCTCGACGAGACCGCCGGCACCGTGACGATCGTCCCCGACGAGAACTGGTGGGGTGACAAGCCGAAGCTCGACCAGGTCATCTTCCGGTCGCTCGACGGCAACGCGGACGTCGACGCCTACCTCAACAAGGAGATCGACTCGGTCCTGACGACGACGTCCGAGCGGTTCGACCGCGTCAAGGACGCCAAGGACTCGAAGGTCTACGCCTCGACCTCGGCGCAGTACACGCACGTCGACTTCTCGTCCAAGGGCATCCTCAAGGACAAGCAGCTCCGACTCGCGATCCAGCACGCGGTGAACCGTGAGGCGCTGGCGCAGGTCATCGGCGGCACGCTGCCGTACAAGCTCGGCACGCTCGACAACCACATCTTCCTGTCGACCGACGACGGCTACGAGGCGAACACCGACCCGAACGGCACCTTCGACGTCGAGAAGGCGAAGAAGATCCTGGACGACGACGGCTGGAAGACCGACGGTCAGTACCGCAAGAAGGACGGCAAGACGCTCTCGCTGTCCATCACGATCCCGTCGGGTGCGACCGCATCGCAGAAGCTCTCCGAGGTCATGCAGCAGCAGCTCAAGGACGTCGGCATCGAGCTGAAGCTCAAGTCCGTCGCGGTGGACGACTTCTTCGAGCAGTACGTCACGCCGGGCAACTACGACATGACGATCTTCGTCTGGGGCGGCACCGGCTTCCACTCGGGCGGCGCCTCGATCTACACCACCGGCGACACCGGCCAGAACTACGGCCGCATCGGCGACGACAAGATCGACGAACTCGTCGCGAAGGCCATCGCCGAGCCGGACACCGACAAGGCGAACGAGATCTGGAACCAGGTCGACAAGCAGGTCTGGGCGATCGGCCACTCGATGCCGATCACCGCGAAGCCGGCCCTCGTCGCGCAGAACCCGAAGCTCGCCAACTACGGCGCGTTCGCGGGCGCGCAGAACATCGACTGGACCAAGGTCGGGTTCACGAAGTAG
- a CDS encoding ABC transporter permease: MTRFLARRLVYYVVLVFLATSLTYFLASATFSPRSVYAERNPAPPAATIDKKLDDIGVNDKTPIVVRYGHWLGDAVQGDLGRTIQDRSVNDAFWPRLGVSLRLLVVGSLLGILLGVLLGVWNAIRQYRISDRVSAIVSIVLISTPVFLTAVFLKIGATKLNQDTGTQLINFTGEATPGLSGSAWDLFLDRGVHLLLPTISIALGLIAIYSRYQRATMLDVLGSDFLRTARAKGLTKRQATFKHGLRTALIPMTTLFAYGFLGILTGATFTEKIFGWNGLGAWFIDSVQNNDVNAVTAYTLFASVVVLIAGFLADVLTAALDPRVRRS; the protein is encoded by the coding sequence ATGACCCGCTTCCTGGCGCGTCGACTCGTGTACTACGTCGTGCTCGTGTTCCTCGCCACCTCGCTGACGTACTTCCTGGCCTCGGCGACGTTCAGCCCCCGATCCGTCTACGCAGAACGCAACCCGGCACCACCTGCGGCCACCATCGACAAGAAGCTCGACGACATCGGCGTCAACGACAAGACGCCGATCGTCGTGCGCTACGGGCACTGGCTCGGCGACGCCGTCCAGGGCGATCTCGGCCGGACGATCCAGGACCGCAGCGTCAACGACGCCTTCTGGCCGCGCCTGGGGGTGAGCCTGCGGCTGCTGGTGGTCGGGTCCCTGCTCGGCATCCTCCTCGGGGTGCTGCTCGGTGTCTGGAACGCCATCCGGCAGTACCGGATCTCGGACCGGGTGAGTGCGATCGTCTCGATCGTGCTCATCTCGACACCGGTGTTCCTGACGGCCGTGTTCCTGAAGATCGGAGCGACGAAGCTCAACCAGGACACCGGGACCCAGCTCATCAACTTCACCGGCGAGGCCACCCCGGGGCTGAGCGGCAGCGCGTGGGACCTGTTCCTCGACCGGGGCGTGCACCTGCTCCTGCCGACGATCTCCATCGCGCTCGGCCTCATCGCGATCTACAGCCGGTACCAGCGGGCGACGATGCTCGACGTGCTCGGCTCGGACTTCCTGCGGACCGCGCGGGCGAAGGGGCTGACCAAGCGCCAGGCGACCTTCAAGCACGGGCTCCGGACCGCGCTGATCCCGATGACGACGCTCTTCGCCTACGGGTTCCTCGGCATCCTCACCGGTGCGACCTTCACCGAGAAGATCTTCGGCTGGAACGGTCTCGGCGCGTGGTTCATCGACTCGGTGCAGAACAACGACGTGAACGCGGTGACCGCGTACACGCTGTTCGCCTCGGTCGTGGTCCTCATCGCGGGCTTCCTCGCCGACGTCCTCACCGCCGCCCTCGATCCGCGTGTGCGGAGGAGCTGA